AGATAATTATATAGATCACTTTGATACTCTAAATAAACAAAGTGAAGCTGTACAAATGGAATTTATACGTTCACAAAAAATAGTTTCTTTATTTGTAAAAATATCTTCAGCTATAGTAATAGCTATATTTTTTTATACTGCTCTAATTATATTTAAAATACAACTAGTATCAATGATTGCATTATTGTTAGTTTTTTCAAGGCTATTACCAAACCTGGCGACGATACAACAAAACTATTTTCGTGTCTTAAATATTGTTCCGATATACATACAAATAAAAAACATGATGGTAGAACTTGAAGAAAACCAAGAAGCTCCGCAGAGAAGCATAGAGATGCAACTAAAAGAAAAAATTCAGATCAAAGATGTCAGTTTTTCTTATGCAAAAAAGAAAGTATTAAATAATTTAAACTGCTGCTTATTTGCCAACCAAACAGTAGCTATTGTAGGACATTCTGGCGCTGGAAAAAGTACTTTTGCTGATTTATTATTAGGTGTTTTAACTGTAGATGAAGGATACATAAAAATTGATGATATTATATTAGACCAAAAATATACATATAGCTGGAGAAGATCTATAAGTTATGTGCCTCAAGATACATACCTTTTTAATGAAAGTGTTAAAGACAACCTTCTATGGGCAGCACCAGAAGCTAAAGACAAAGACATTTATGAAGCTCTAAAATTAGCAGCCTTGTATGATTTTGTTACACAGCTTCCTAATGATATAAATACTATCATAGGAGATAGGGGAGTATATTTATCAGGAGGTCAAAAACAAAGACTTGCCATAGCTAGAGCTCTATTAAGAAAACCCAAAGTCTTATTACTTGATGAAGCAACAAGTGCTCTAGATATGCAAAATGAAGAAATAATATATGAGACTCTAAAAAAGCTTAAAGGGCAAATAACTATAATTATTATCACACATAGATTATCAACTTTAAGAGCTACAGATAACATTTTAGTCATGGATAAGGGCACAATTATAGAGCAAGGAAACTACGATGAATTAAGCAACCACAAAGATTCTCGATTTAATGAAATTTTTTCACTCAGCAAATAAAATACATAGGAGACAATATGAATAATCTAAGCATAAAGGATAAAATATATAGAAATAAAGACTTCTATAGCTCAGAAATTGACGATGAGGTTATAATGATGAATATAGATAATAACTCTTATTATAGTACAGGAGAAATTGGCAATAGAATTTGGCAGCTATTAGACACTGTAACTACCTGTGAGGATATTTGTAAACAGTTAATTCAAGAGTATGACGTCTCTCAAGAACAGTGTCAAAAAGATGTTTTAAAGTTTCTAACTGAACTATTAGATAATAGTGCAATATTTATAGAAAAATGATTGCCAAGAAAATATTAAGAAAGCTTTTAACTGCTTTCAAAATGCCTTTAAAAAGGAAAATATGGTTTATAATACTTTATCCTATAAGCGGGGTAGCTAGATTTGCATCATTAACACTAAGCTTAAAGAAGATATTTTGGTATTTGGGTTATATGTATGAGAACAAAGAGCTTTGTATTCCGGCTAATGAGCAACAAATTATAATAGCATATAAAATTAGTAAAACAGCTACGCTTGTATCAAAATACGTTCCATGGGAATCTAAGTGTCTTATTGAAGCAATTATGGTAAAAACTTTACTAAAATACTATAAAATACCTTACGTAATTCATATTGGAATAAAAAAGTATAATCAAGAAGAAAAACCTTTTTTAGCTCATGCATGGGTTAAGGTGGGTGATAAGGTAGTTATTGGTGGAGATGGTCATGGTTGCAAAAGCTATAATATAAGCTGCACTATCACCTCAATTGAATTTAAAACAACAATTTAAATATATATGGACTATTATGTTTCACGGAATTTTTTTTAGAAAAAATAGTAAATTAGATAATATTCCTCAAGATATAACTGATGGATCAAAAAGAATATTAAATATTGACCCTGAAAGAAAAACAATTAAGACAGTATATAATGAAAATTACTGGCTTGCCCAAGCGATAGACAAAGGATCAAATAATAATATTTTTTCATATAAAAATCTTATTATTGTTGGTTGGATAAAACTATATAATCGTGAAGAGATTTTTTCAAAATTACAACTTAATTATTCGGATAAAATTACAGATGAAGGATTAATCGCGCGTTTATGTGAAAAGTTCACAGATACATTCCCAAAATACTTGCATGGAGATTATTCCTTTGTAATTTTTGATACTGATAATGATAAAGCTCTCTGTGTTAGAGATCATATGGGGACTAGACCATTCTATTATTACTTAAATGAAGATATTTTTATTTTCTCTTCTTCTCAAGTTATATTTAATTATTTAGAGGTAATAAATATATCTGCAAACCAAGAATGGGTATGTAGACTTTTAGCTGGTGGTACAAATATGGATTTTGAGAAAACGGCTTATAATGAGATTTTTAAAGTTCCTCCAGCTTATTTTTTAGAAGTATCAAAAAACACCTATAAAAAACAAAAATACTTTGAATTTTCTACAGAAAAAAAATATTTAAAAGATGATGAAAAATATTTTGAAGAATATGAGGAAAAAGTAAAAAAAGCAGTTACT
Above is a window of Allofrancisella inopinata DNA encoding:
- a CDS encoding ABC transporter ATP-binding protein, with product MKNNTKNIYYFYLYIKDVIRHSPHRFVIGCILTIINIFCAGIGLLLLIPLFHFFGWSNESQYFVNTSLPTFTKLPKEVSVFIVLAFFLFLITLAAIVEYINTTVTNSFKKSYLYNLKKDFNYKIAHAGWSYLIRNKIKNIEHLFSSGLSQISTLTIFSFQMISALLIAFMYILFALVISPWLTLLTIFLSLLVFAITYKFNPIVNGQKNFAIHTKIHCAFSSFLDGIKLAKSYNAIDNYIDHFDTLNKQSEAVQMEFIRSQKIVSLFVKISSAIVIAIFFYTALIIFKIQLVSMIALLLVFSRLLPNLATIQQNYFRVLNIVPIYIQIKNMMVELEENQEAPQRSIEMQLKEKIQIKDVSFSYAKKKVLNNLNCCLFANQTVAIVGHSGAGKSTFADLLLGVLTVDEGYIKIDDIILDQKYTYSWRRSISYVPQDTYLFNESVKDNLLWAAPEAKDKDIYEALKLAALYDFVTQLPNDINTIIGDRGVYLSGGQKQRLAIARALLRKPKVLLLDEATSALDMQNEEIIYETLKKLKGQITIIIITHRLSTLRATDNILVMDKGTIIEQGNYDELSNHKDSRFNEIFSLSK
- a CDS encoding lasso peptide biosynthesis PqqD family chaperone; amino-acid sequence: MNNLSIKDKIYRNKDFYSSEIDDEVIMMNIDNNSYYSTGEIGNRIWQLLDTVTTCEDICKQLIQEYDVSQEQCQKDVLKFLTELLDNSAIFIEK
- a CDS encoding lasso peptide biosynthesis B2 protein, encoding MIAKKILRKLLTAFKMPLKRKIWFIILYPISGVARFASLTLSLKKIFWYLGYMYENKELCIPANEQQIIIAYKISKTATLVSKYVPWESKCLIEAIMVKTLLKYYKIPYVIHIGIKKYNQEEKPFLAHAWVKVGDKVVIGGDGHGCKSYNISCTITSIEFKTTI